The Chitinophaga flava genome has a segment encoding these proteins:
- a CDS encoding RNA polymerase sigma-70 factor, with protein sequence MGEPVDEARQTGTPAQHDAAALEPVFKACYAALLAYACKYVTRETAEDIIQDVFIQLYRKGPSLSISTSIRSYLFRSVHNGCLDHIRQQAVHQRYVNATIPGLSEAELDYFSPDGPRQSLLQQDNLAASVWQAIEALPPKCREVVKLRYQQGLKTGEISAAMGISARTVETQLYKAIKQLRGLIRKANTFLSSITLF encoded by the coding sequence ATGGGGGAGCCTGTAGATGAAGCACGACAAACCGGGACACCGGCACAGCATGATGCAGCAGCGCTTGAACCTGTATTTAAAGCGTGTTATGCTGCATTGCTGGCCTATGCCTGTAAGTATGTGACCCGGGAAACTGCAGAAGATATTATTCAGGATGTTTTTATACAATTATACCGGAAAGGCCCTTCTCTTTCTATCAGCACCAGCATCAGGAGTTATCTTTTCCGCAGCGTACACAATGGTTGCCTTGATCATATCAGGCAGCAGGCCGTGCATCAGCGTTATGTGAATGCCACTATTCCCGGGCTCAGCGAAGCGGAGCTGGATTATTTCAGTCCTGACGGCCCCCGGCAAAGCCTGCTCCAACAAGATAACCTGGCAGCCAGTGTATGGCAGGCCATAGAGGCCCTGCCTCCCAAATGCCGTGAAGTGGTGAAACTGCGTTACCAGCAGGGACTCAAAACAGGTGAAATATCAGCAGCAATGGGTATCTCGGCACGTACCGTAGAAACACAGCTGTACAAAGCTATCAAACAATTGCGCGGACTCATACGCAAAGCCAACACTTTCCTCTCCTCCATTACGCTGTTTTAA
- a CDS encoding SusC/RagA family TonB-linked outer membrane protein yields the protein MKFGSLRLCLKGMAGLCLLLGITASSSQAQDAVTSVPEQYFQQHRKHIPADTGPASQVISLKDALEKVYTKYQLRIAMNEKYAKNIFLPDKLLNTGASVAIASLQKILQSYDLTLSMTGPSQYIITPAEPRPAPVHKPAVKVKVSGTVKDKLGAPLVGVTVKIIRTPTGTTTNDKGFYELDVEPTDTLEFSYIGYQAQQISVRNRVDINVEMLAKEGGLNEVVVVGFGAQKKISLVGAQSTIKPEELKLPVRSLTNALGGRLAGVVAVQRSGEPGYDGSDIWIRGISTFGSSPRGPLIIVDGVPDRSINDLDPEDVESFTVLKDASATAVYGTRGANGVILVNTKAGRPGKPQINIELNQAVTKFTQLPKFVDAPTFMRLYNEGLTMRGRTPLYTEDRIQKHISGEDPDLYPNVDWFKVLFNEYGQNRRANLNVRGGSEFATYYISAGYYSEVGLLKRDNIQSYNSSIKLDRYNFTTNVDANITKTTKLELGVNGFIINSNYPGIGTGALFNLATQVPPHLIPPQYSNGQWPKIPGGSYPSPYRNLTQSGYATEYRNTIRSNIRVRQQLDFILKGLSFTSMFAFDSYSWNNLNRKREVQTYYATGRDSAGNLLTRIVDPGSNVLGFDVSRGGDRRFYTETALNYARKFGDHDVSALLLYNQSDYVDADAGDLISSIPFRVRGLSGRATYGYKSRYFAEANFGYNGSENFTPRKRYGLFPSFGAGWVISNENFFAPLSNVISYLKLRYTYGLSGNSNTGSRFLFLTRIKSDNGLGYTFGVPGNTTSFGGLEEDQIGSEVSWETGKRQNLGIEIKAFRDELSLIVELFNERRTGILLRQYDIPYSSGYTSGNIPYRNIGITENKGIDVTVDYNKSFSQNYWVAFRGNFNFNINKNVYDGLPPWQYPWLNRTGQTIDQRFGYVALGLFTDSADIAKSPKQSGDVRPGDIKYADLNGDGIINSFDQKAIGYGPVPRIVYGLNFSVGAKGFDLSLFFQGVALVDFMYSGGHGTNPFYEGPTIGNLYTAATDRWTPDNPNNRPFYPRMSTRQDITTNYYESTWWLKRADYIRLKSAELGYTFSMKKLQRYGLKSLRAYVNGTNLFTISPWKIWDPELGDGRGTAYPNTTSYNFGIRASFK from the coding sequence ATGAAATTTGGATCTCTACGGCTTTGCCTGAAGGGAATGGCCGGCCTGTGCCTGTTACTGGGCATTACAGCATCCTCGTCGCAGGCACAGGATGCCGTGACCAGCGTTCCGGAACAGTATTTCCAGCAACACCGCAAACATATCCCCGCTGATACAGGGCCCGCCAGCCAGGTCATATCCCTGAAAGACGCACTGGAAAAAGTGTATACCAAATACCAGCTGCGTATAGCCATGAATGAAAAATATGCAAAGAATATTTTTCTGCCGGATAAACTCCTCAATACCGGCGCCTCTGTTGCCATCGCCTCTTTACAAAAGATACTCCAGTCCTACGACCTCACCCTCAGCATGACCGGTCCCTCACAATATATCATTACACCTGCCGAACCGCGCCCCGCCCCTGTTCACAAACCAGCAGTCAAGGTAAAAGTTTCCGGCACGGTGAAAGACAAACTCGGCGCGCCGCTGGTAGGCGTCACTGTTAAAATAATAAGGACGCCTACAGGTACCACCACCAACGACAAAGGTTTCTATGAACTGGACGTAGAACCGACTGACACCCTCGAATTTTCATACATCGGCTATCAGGCACAACAGATCAGTGTCCGCAACAGAGTGGACATCAATGTGGAGATGCTGGCCAAAGAAGGAGGACTCAATGAAGTGGTGGTGGTAGGCTTCGGCGCACAGAAAAAGATCAGCCTCGTAGGGGCGCAGTCTACCATCAAACCGGAAGAACTGAAGCTGCCCGTGAGAAGCCTCACCAACGCCCTCGGCGGCCGCCTGGCAGGCGTAGTAGCCGTTCAGCGCAGCGGCGAACCCGGCTACGATGGATCTGATATATGGATACGCGGTATCTCCACTTTCGGCTCCAGCCCACGCGGACCACTCATCATCGTTGACGGTGTGCCAGACCGCAGCATCAACGACCTCGACCCCGAAGACGTGGAAAGCTTTACCGTACTGAAAGACGCTTCCGCCACCGCTGTATACGGCACCCGTGGCGCCAACGGTGTTATCCTCGTCAATACCAAAGCAGGACGCCCCGGCAAACCTCAGATCAACATAGAGCTTAACCAGGCCGTTACCAAATTCACACAGCTGCCCAAATTCGTAGATGCGCCAACGTTTATGCGGCTCTACAACGAAGGCCTCACTATGCGTGGAAGAACACCCCTCTATACTGAAGACAGAATACAGAAACATATCAGCGGCGAAGACCCCGACCTCTATCCCAATGTAGACTGGTTCAAGGTGTTGTTTAATGAATACGGCCAGAACAGAAGAGCCAACCTCAATGTACGCGGCGGCTCCGAGTTCGCCACCTATTATATTTCTGCCGGGTACTACTCCGAAGTAGGCCTGCTGAAACGCGATAACATACAATCCTACAATTCATCCATCAAACTGGACCGCTACAACTTCACCACCAATGTAGACGCCAATATCACCAAAACCACCAAGCTGGAACTAGGTGTCAACGGCTTTATCATCAATAGTAACTACCCCGGTATCGGCACAGGCGCACTGTTTAATCTCGCTACACAGGTACCGCCCCACCTGATACCACCACAATATTCCAACGGACAATGGCCCAAGATCCCCGGTGGCAGCTACCCCAGCCCCTACCGTAACCTTACCCAGTCGGGCTATGCTACCGAATACCGCAACACCATCCGTTCCAATATCAGAGTAAGGCAGCAGCTCGACTTCATACTGAAAGGGCTCTCATTCACCAGTATGTTTGCATTTGATTCTTACAGCTGGAATAACCTCAACAGAAAAAGGGAAGTGCAGACCTACTACGCTACCGGCCGCGACTCTGCCGGCAACCTGCTTACCAGGATCGTTGATCCCGGCTCCAATGTACTGGGCTTCGATGTTTCAAGAGGCGGTGACCGCCGTTTTTATACAGAAACAGCACTGAACTACGCAAGAAAATTCGGCGACCACGACGTATCTGCGTTACTGTTATATAATCAGTCTGACTACGTTGATGCCGATGCCGGTGATCTTATCAGCTCGATTCCCTTCCGTGTAAGAGGTCTCAGCGGCAGGGCTACCTATGGCTATAAGAGCCGTTATTTTGCAGAAGCCAACTTCGGATACAACGGTTCCGAAAATTTCACACCCAGAAAACGCTACGGCCTCTTCCCCTCCTTCGGTGCAGGCTGGGTAATATCTAATGAAAACTTTTTCGCACCACTCAGCAATGTGATCTCCTATCTTAAACTACGCTATACCTATGGGCTGTCGGGCAACAGCAATACCGGCTCCCGTTTCCTCTTCCTCACACGGATAAAAAGCGATAACGGCCTCGGATATACGTTTGGCGTCCCCGGAAATACTACTTCCTTCGGAGGTCTGGAAGAAGATCAGATCGGATCAGAAGTCAGCTGGGAAACAGGCAAACGTCAGAACCTGGGTATCGAAATAAAAGCATTCCGGGATGAACTGTCACTGATCGTGGAACTGTTCAACGAACGCAGAACAGGCATCCTCCTGCGGCAGTACGACATCCCCTATTCTTCCGGTTACACTTCCGGCAATATACCTTATCGTAATATCGGTATCACAGAAAACAAAGGGATTGATGTAACCGTCGACTATAACAAATCATTTTCCCAAAACTACTGGGTCGCTTTCAGGGGTAACTTCAACTTCAACATCAACAAAAATGTATATGATGGTCTTCCCCCATGGCAGTATCCATGGCTCAACCGCACCGGTCAGACCATCGACCAGCGTTTCGGCTATGTGGCACTCGGCCTCTTCACCGATTCAGCAGACATCGCCAAATCTCCCAAACAATCAGGAGATGTACGGCCCGGGGACATCAAATATGCAGACCTTAACGGTGATGGTATCATCAACAGCTTCGACCAGAAGGCCATTGGCTATGGCCCTGTGCCCCGCATCGTATATGGCCTCAACTTCAGCGTGGGCGCCAAAGGCTTCGACCTCAGCCTCTTCTTCCAGGGTGTAGCTTTGGTGGACTTTATGTATAGCGGCGGTCATGGTACCAACCCGTTCTATGAAGGTCCTACTATCGGGAACCTATATACGGCAGCCACCGATCGCTGGACACCCGACAACCCCAACAACAGGCCTTTCTATCCACGTATGTCTACCCGCCAGGATATCACCACCAACTATTACGAAAGCACATGGTGGCTCAAACGCGCCGACTATATCCGTCTGAAAAGTGCTGAGCTGGGATATACCTTCAGCATGAAAAAACTGCAGCGTTACGGCCTCAAAAGCCTGCGCGCCTATGTTAACGGCACCAACCTGTTCACCATCTCGCCCTGGAAGATCTGGGACCCGGAACTGGGCGACGGCAGAGGCACCGCCTATCCTAACACCACTTCTTACAACTTCGGTATCCGCGCCAGTTTCAAATAA
- a CDS encoding RidA family protein, translated as MEKRIINPWQWQDQRSYVQAVEIKQATATLYCSGQAAVDANGRSSTADMRSQLIEALQNLEQVITEAGYECQGIVRLNIYSTSTAELFTCFDVFQDWIAKHGIQQASTVLEVKGLFETLNVELEATVVK; from the coding sequence ATGGAAAAACGAATCATTAACCCCTGGCAATGGCAGGACCAGCGCAGTTATGTGCAGGCCGTGGAAATAAAACAGGCAACAGCAACACTTTACTGCTCAGGACAGGCTGCAGTAGATGCAAACGGACGATCCAGTACCGCCGATATGAGGTCTCAGCTTATTGAGGCCCTGCAAAACCTGGAACAGGTAATCACAGAAGCGGGCTACGAATGCCAGGGTATTGTGCGGTTAAATATTTACTCCACTTCCACTGCAGAGCTTTTCACCTGCTTTGATGTTTTTCAGGATTGGATAGCCAAACATGGCATCCAACAAGCGTCCACCGTACTGGAAGTAAAAGGCCTTTTTGAAACATTAAACGTCGAACTGGAAGCCACTGTAGTGAAATAA
- a CDS encoding nuclear transport factor 2 family protein, with protein sequence MITTSKNVLTTQEVAARFHELAQQEKWFEIQEEFFAENVKSIDPAGSPYMGYAEGKAAVRKKGEDFVQRITALHRAYTSAPLVTGNHFVVTREIDITVEPHGRIQLNQIMLYEVKDGQIILEQFFY encoded by the coding sequence ATGATAACTACATCCAAAAATGTACTGACTACACAGGAAGTGGCAGCCCGCTTCCATGAACTGGCCCAGCAAGAAAAATGGTTTGAGATACAGGAAGAATTTTTTGCGGAGAATGTGAAGAGTATAGACCCTGCCGGCTCACCGTATATGGGATATGCGGAAGGCAAAGCCGCTGTTCGCAAAAAAGGAGAAGACTTCGTACAACGGATCACGGCGCTTCATCGTGCTTATACAAGCGCACCACTGGTAACCGGTAATCATTTTGTGGTAACAAGAGAGATAGATATAACTGTAGAACCACACGGAAGAATACAGCTTAACCAGATCATGCTGTATGAAGTGAAAGATGGTCAGATTATACTCGAGCAGTTTTTTTACTAA
- a CDS encoding Crp/Fnr family transcriptional regulator, translating to MHEILRQHIEKIVALTDDEFAFVCTHFTTKSFRKREFIIQQGERVGHAYFIISGLVKLVYGDESGNQHIVSFAMEDWWESDFLAYFTQTKATLALQCIEDTTVYCLSLDDYRQLCAGLHKMEHFFLWKANAGHIASQQRILSFLTSNAKERYEQLLKRSPSLFQRVSKTLLASYLGVSRETLSRLRRS from the coding sequence ATGCACGAAATACTAAGGCAACATATAGAAAAGATTGTAGCACTGACGGATGATGAATTTGCTTTTGTATGCACTCACTTCACCACAAAAAGTTTCAGAAAACGCGAGTTTATTATCCAGCAGGGAGAAAGAGTCGGGCATGCTTATTTTATTATATCCGGGCTGGTAAAGCTGGTATATGGCGATGAATCAGGTAACCAGCATATTGTTTCCTTTGCAATGGAAGACTGGTGGGAAAGTGATTTTCTGGCTTATTTCACACAAACCAAAGCCACCTTGGCTTTACAATGTATCGAAGATACCACGGTGTACTGTCTTTCGCTGGATGATTACCGGCAATTATGTGCGGGTCTTCATAAGATGGAACATTTTTTCCTTTGGAAAGCCAATGCCGGCCATATCGCATCTCAACAGCGCATCTTATCTTTCCTGACCTCCAATGCTAAGGAGCGCTACGAACAATTGCTTAAACGATCTCCATCGCTTTTCCAAAGAGTGTCTAAAACCTTGCTGGCTTCCTATCTGGGCGTTTCCCGGGAAACCCTTAGCAGACTTAGGCGCTCATAA
- a CDS encoding sensor histidine kinase: protein MKGINAVLMDIAEKEKWYHKNIFVELVCFLSMYVLTMLHEMMQIDTFIGFSKGLVFFLILYAQAQFHRFFIFPLFLDKRYLRYAVFGLAFTMLGALTLFLPDYYWIEPELYQNTDILLSLTYCCALCIISTSTIMSFFLIRKYSLELRKRHEAQLLLNEMNIKLLHAQMNPHFFFNTFNNLYGVSLTEPQRVPELILKLSNLMRYQLENGKKSNVSICEEVNFIENYIIMEKERIGKRCEIAFRFPKLRDPVCQHKIAPMLLITLVENAFKHSLTITNKWFVHIDITVAHNTLKLHIVNSIADESLKTYSTGIGLVNIRERMELLYKGRYHFETSSTTQEYRTCLTLKLNPY from the coding sequence TTGAAGGGTATAAATGCAGTATTAATGGACATCGCCGAAAAGGAGAAGTGGTATCATAAGAACATTTTTGTGGAGCTGGTATGCTTTTTATCCATGTATGTATTGACCATGCTGCATGAGATGATGCAGATAGATACATTCATCGGTTTCAGCAAAGGATTGGTCTTCTTTCTGATTTTATATGCCCAGGCGCAATTTCACCGGTTCTTTATTTTCCCGCTATTCCTCGACAAAAGATACCTTCGATATGCAGTATTCGGCCTGGCATTTACCATGCTGGGGGCGCTCACCCTTTTTTTACCGGACTATTACTGGATAGAGCCGGAGCTTTATCAAAACACCGACATTCTACTGTCACTCACCTACTGTTGTGCACTGTGTATCATCAGCACCAGTACTATCATGTCTTTTTTCCTGATTCGGAAGTACTCCTTAGAGCTGAGGAAAAGACATGAAGCTCAGCTACTGCTCAACGAAATGAATATTAAGCTGCTGCACGCACAGATGAATCCGCATTTTTTCTTCAACACGTTCAATAACCTCTATGGAGTGAGCCTCACAGAGCCACAACGGGTACCAGAACTGATTCTCAAGTTATCCAACCTCATGCGCTATCAGCTGGAAAACGGCAAAAAATCGAATGTCAGCATCTGTGAAGAAGTCAATTTCATTGAAAACTATATCATCATGGAGAAAGAGCGTATCGGCAAACGCTGCGAGATCGCATTCCGGTTTCCGAAACTGCGTGATCCTGTCTGTCAGCATAAGATTGCCCCTATGCTCCTTATTACCCTGGTAGAAAACGCATTTAAACACAGCCTGACGATTACTAACAAATGGTTTGTACATATTGACATCACCGTCGCCCATAACACATTAAAACTACACATCGTCAATTCCATCGCTGATGAATCGCTTAAAACCTATTCCACCGGTATTGGTTTGGTGAACATCAGGGAACGAATGGAATTATTGTATAAAGGAAGATATCATTTTGAGACATCTTCCACCACACAGGAATACAGGACCTGTCTTACCTTAAAACTAAACCCATACTGA
- a CDS encoding LytR/AlgR family response regulator transcription factor encodes MTVPLKCIIIDDEEGGHLVLEHYLKSFSSLSLSASFYNAIQAMEYLHKTPVDLIFLDINMPGITGMDMLEAMPDPPLVVLTTAYSEYALQSYKYQVVDYLVKPIDLPRFTAAIHKVLKRYRPVNTAQPEAPVTAASPSSLMLKVDGEIIRIQLEHITHVQSWGNYVKVHTVDKVYLTPMTTTEIEQKLDKQRFKRIHKSYIIALEHIQKITYGELHLGNGTILPIGNTYRRDLMEHFR; translated from the coding sequence ATGACAGTACCGTTGAAGTGTATTATCATAGATGATGAAGAAGGCGGCCACCTGGTATTGGAGCATTACCTGAAATCCTTCAGCAGCCTTAGCCTCAGCGCATCCTTCTACAATGCAATCCAGGCCATGGAATATCTCCATAAAACACCGGTAGACCTGATATTTCTGGATATCAATATGCCCGGTATAACGGGCATGGATATGCTGGAAGCCATGCCTGATCCGCCACTGGTAGTACTTACCACCGCTTATAGTGAATACGCCTTACAAAGCTATAAATACCAGGTTGTAGATTATCTTGTCAAACCCATTGACCTGCCTCGCTTCACTGCCGCCATCCACAAAGTATTAAAACGATACAGGCCGGTAAATACTGCCCAGCCGGAGGCGCCCGTTACCGCGGCCTCACCTTCTTCTCTGATGTTAAAGGTAGATGGGGAAATTATCAGGATACAACTGGAGCATATCACACATGTACAGAGCTGGGGCAACTACGTAAAGGTACACACCGTGGATAAGGTTTATTTAACTCCGATGACCACTACGGAAATTGAGCAGAAACTGGACAAACAACGATTTAAAAGGATACATAAGTCCTATATCATTGCACTGGAGCATATTCAGAAGATAACTTACGGAGAGCTACACCTCGGCAACGGCACCATTTTACCGATCGGCAATACCTACCGCAGGGATCTGATGGAGCACTTCCGGTAA
- a CDS encoding SMI1/KNR4 family protein — translation MFPEAFEGKADFLKFYLARNGGYFRKGCRIYRDHFYDVSKDGYTSVEVESFHFIPRYPGDDSPFLLAMNMVWERKAKYSSALKDFCKSHVPFAGDGSDNDYWLDLQTGLIKSIRWEESDHPDDAILIAPSFYEFCTHLQAGSR, via the coding sequence TTGTTTCCCGAAGCGTTTGAGGGGAAAGCTGATTTTTTGAAGTTTTACCTCGCCCGCAATGGTGGCTATTTTAGAAAGGGATGCAGGATTTATAGAGATCATTTTTATGATGTGTCCAAAGATGGATATACTTCTGTAGAAGTCGAATCATTTCATTTTATACCCCGGTATCCAGGCGACGATTCTCCTTTCCTTCTGGCAATGAATATGGTATGGGAGCGAAAAGCAAAATACTCTTCAGCTTTAAAGGACTTCTGTAAGTCCCATGTTCCTTTTGCCGGTGATGGCAGTGATAATGATTATTGGCTGGATCTGCAAACCGGACTTATTAAATCAATAAGATGGGAAGAAAGCGATCATCCGGATGATGCTATCTTAATTGCTCCATCATTTTATGAATTTTGTACGCACCTGCAGGCAGGTAGCAGATAA
- a CDS encoding RidA family protein, producing the protein MKPVFFILSLLFSTIAFSQNVQLVNPATLATPKGYSHAAVIDLGHCKMVITSGQVGLDAKGNLAGKDVAAQTTQIFLNLKNILEEAGGSLNDIVKLGYFLTDVKQIQAVRDVRDKFIKTANLPASTLVEVSKLFREDILVEIEATAIISKK; encoded by the coding sequence ATGAAACCCGTATTCTTCATCCTGTCTCTGCTTTTTTCAACGATAGCGTTCTCTCAAAATGTACAACTGGTGAATCCTGCTACCCTGGCCACTCCTAAAGGATACTCCCATGCAGCGGTCATCGATCTGGGTCATTGTAAAATGGTTATCACCTCTGGCCAGGTAGGCCTGGACGCCAAAGGTAATCTGGCCGGCAAAGATGTGGCTGCACAAACAACACAGATCTTTCTCAATCTCAAAAATATACTGGAAGAAGCTGGTGGTAGCCTCAACGATATTGTCAAACTCGGCTACTTCCTGACAGATGTAAAACAGATACAGGCCGTGCGGGACGTGCGGGATAAATTTATTAAGACCGCCAATCTGCCAGCCAGCACGCTCGTTGAAGTCAGCAAATTATTCAGGGAGGATATATTGGTAGAAATTGAGGCAACGGCTATTATTTCTAAAAAGTAG
- a CDS encoding FecR family protein yields MAPNNTNGLDYTILIKFIDGQASPAETAEVAAWLEAAPGNRELYFQVKDILDQQRVSEVTREDTDERWLEIAAQLQQSTDVANPVRRLHWLKYAAVLLVLVIAGGIAAYVLTKQPGQPPLITLVSQKPTVQHIVLPDSTRIWVKPGSSLQYRNVKDGLRELWLNGSGYFEVVKNTATPFRIHTPGITVMVLGTSFTVNDDPLSANVIVNTGMVKASTHSQEMLVRPGQRVTVVNNQLQMDSVNAQLFAAWKDGDYKFENTSMEEIKELLQINYGYHVEILQPQKLRNTSISGRVLITDELSLCKSLAGMLEADVRKDSNRIIIQPK; encoded by the coding sequence ATGGCACCTAATAATACTAACGGGTTGGATTACACGATATTGATAAAGTTTATCGATGGCCAGGCCAGCCCTGCGGAAACCGCCGAGGTGGCCGCCTGGCTGGAAGCTGCTCCCGGCAACCGTGAGCTGTATTTTCAGGTCAAGGATATACTGGACCAGCAGCGTGTGTCAGAAGTTACCCGCGAGGATACGGATGAACGCTGGCTCGAGATAGCGGCTCAACTGCAGCAGTCCACAGATGTAGCGAACCCCGTACGGCGCCTGCACTGGCTAAAATACGCAGCGGTATTACTGGTGCTGGTGATCGCAGGAGGAATAGCCGCCTACGTGCTGACAAAACAGCCTGGGCAGCCGCCACTCATCACCCTGGTATCACAGAAGCCAACCGTACAGCACATTGTGCTGCCCGACAGCACCCGCATCTGGGTAAAGCCCGGCAGCTCCCTCCAGTACCGCAACGTAAAAGACGGTCTGCGTGAACTGTGGCTGAACGGCAGCGGATACTTTGAAGTAGTGAAAAATACAGCAACGCCTTTCAGAATACATACTCCCGGTATCACCGTAATGGTATTGGGGACCTCATTTACAGTGAACGATGATCCACTCAGCGCCAACGTAATAGTCAACACCGGAATGGTAAAAGCCAGCACCCACAGCCAGGAAATGCTGGTACGGCCCGGACAAAGAGTAACAGTAGTGAACAACCAGCTTCAGATGGATAGCGTTAACGCACAATTGTTTGCTGCCTGGAAAGATGGTGATTATAAATTTGAAAACACCTCCATGGAGGAAATTAAAGAATTATTGCAGATCAACTACGGGTATCATGTAGAAATATTACAACCGCAAAAACTCCGGAATACAAGCATCAGCGGCCGCGTACTGATAACAGATGAACTGAGCCTGTGCAAGTCACTGGCAGGTATGCTGGAAGCTGATGTCAGAAAAGATAGTAACCGGATCATTATTCAACCAAAATAA